Proteins found in one Sporosarcina sp. FSL K6-3457 genomic segment:
- a CDS encoding metallophosphoesterase family protein, which translates to MSTIRFIHTADLHLDSPFKGMTGLPMERMKDLRESTFTAFARLITYALNTKPDFVLIAGDIYDGEDRSLRAQMKFHEGMEKLNEAGIPVFISHGNHDHLAGRWTRFELPPNVYVFQEQVEEARLNVNGQAISIYGFSYKERHIRERKIEEYPVAQDQEALHIGMLHGSLAGDETHAVYAPFTKSDLLAKHYDYWALGHIHLRQQLHEHPPIVYPGNLQGRHRNERGVKGFYEVTLSKVSAVLHFIPASAIVFERLEVSCKGISHANEWLAACREALESFESQYGAGIVELVMLDIDSGTAELFQQSMEQEWLEVLRDVIGDAESFVWVQKLSFVQSAIPTTALGALCQSVIGMIDDWQADDWKEVLKELYQHTQGVKYLDILQANDIEEVKAAARALIAAEMK; encoded by the coding sequence TTGTCAACTATTCGATTTATTCACACGGCTGATTTGCATTTGGATAGTCCATTTAAAGGCATGACGGGACTGCCAATGGAACGGATGAAAGACTTGCGGGAGAGTACATTTACGGCATTTGCAAGACTGATTACTTATGCACTCAATACAAAGCCAGATTTTGTGTTAATTGCTGGAGATATTTACGACGGTGAAGATCGTAGCTTACGTGCGCAAATGAAGTTCCATGAAGGTATGGAAAAATTAAATGAGGCCGGCATTCCTGTGTTTATTTCACATGGCAATCACGATCATCTTGCTGGCAGATGGACGCGCTTTGAATTGCCGCCGAATGTGTATGTATTCCAAGAGCAAGTGGAAGAAGCTCGGCTCAACGTCAATGGACAAGCGATTTCAATTTATGGCTTTAGCTATAAAGAACGGCATATTCGTGAGCGGAAGATAGAGGAATATCCGGTGGCACAGGATCAGGAGGCACTCCATATCGGTATGCTACATGGGAGTTTAGCTGGAGATGAAACACATGCAGTGTATGCGCCATTTACGAAAAGTGATTTACTGGCTAAGCACTATGATTATTGGGCACTCGGTCATATCCATCTGCGGCAGCAGTTGCATGAACACCCCCCCATTGTGTATCCAGGAAATTTGCAGGGACGGCATCGCAATGAGCGCGGCGTGAAAGGATTCTATGAAGTAACGTTATCGAAGGTGAGTGCTGTTCTTCATTTCATCCCTGCGTCTGCGATTGTTTTTGAACGTTTGGAAGTATCCTGTAAAGGAATAAGTCATGCGAATGAATGGCTAGCGGCTTGTCGGGAAGCACTGGAGTCCTTTGAATCACAATATGGAGCAGGCATTGTGGAGTTGGTGATGCTCGATATAGACAGTGGAACGGCCGAGTTATTTCAGCAATCGATGGAGCAAGAGTGGCTCGAAGTATTACGCGATGTGATTGGGGACGCTGAGTCGTTTGTCTGGGTGCAGAAGCTGTCATTTGTTCAGTCAGCCATTCCTACAACAGCTTTAGGTGCGCTATGCCAATCAGTCATCGGCATGATTGACGACTGGCAGGCGGACGATTGGAAGGAAGTTTTGAAGGAGTTATACCAGCATACACAGGGCGTGAAGTACCTAGATATTTTACAGGCCAATGACATAGAAGAGGTTAAAGCAGCGGCAAGAGCATTAATAGCGGCAGAAATGAAATGA
- a CDS encoding ATP-binding protein, with product MKIDKLLIYGFGKHDNVTIDFGSGITVLYGLNEAGKTTIQQFILHILFGFPQKNSALLRYEPKSGGKYGGQVHVVDKKYGKCIVERVRGKSAGDVTVYFEDGTTGGEQELSMLLRQYDRPSFESIFSFSLLQLQGFDKMDEQELSRTLLASGTTGVDTLIQLEKRMEKELGELFKKSGKIPEMNVKMLELRELELELKEAQGKVAEYAPAIQQLQEIDTRLPELYALQKTLQNDAQQLSIARQLLPLHQKKRTLEAKLAQLNASSFPIDGIRRYEALVDKWTEADATKRRLAEELADLTTKIAQQQATDRLADSEILLAKEAEWHGWCLAEVAAADELRRLTSERSHIMGRLGIQGQSAEERLLLADVSIQKEEEMHNLLGSLAENDQQIAYSERQLVQLENDLLDIETKMSVLQQAKPSQEELERVQRWPEIRQQLAEAKAYVALGGRQGEKNAIVMPAFLLLLTVACILIGFIQKEWLVVAIGAVIGIAGAFFWRRKDSQSSEPSNMEEMERFIASYDGKEQQMEQLVERVASAKREREGLQQTYVSLERKHLELVVELDTCHDNRRQVESQFLQFLQVYGLTRLPSPAIIPELLRFIREFQEVTRATEEMENQRQIAQNNIAIRVTEVEKVLQKNVPQEAMYEMLRREFMQLKEEAEMFKSLSVSTRQKEDALKEASELADTLQHRLQQLLAEAGVETEEAFYMADRVHQEAGRLTEQLNDTQLQLSVHGTAELPEGVNEEDLLARVNDNEITQSTVDEQLKALINEQATLIHKTNHLSTDETYGRKLQLFEMKKAELAELAKRWSERKVIAEAIRRTMIDLKEKKLPEVLAVAEGLFRELTAGQYESLIVTESGRFEVLAIDGLRYPIGELSQATKEQAYIALRLALAASILETAPFPMIMDDPFVHFDEQRLSRMIELLNQLHHHHQFIYFTCHKVMTEQWQDATIVNVSDIGNEQGAISL from the coding sequence GTGAAAATTGACAAGCTACTCATTTATGGATTCGGCAAGCACGACAATGTCACGATTGATTTTGGCTCGGGTATTACCGTATTATATGGCTTGAATGAAGCAGGAAAAACGACCATTCAGCAATTCATCCTGCATATCCTTTTTGGATTTCCGCAAAAAAATAGTGCCTTGCTGCGGTATGAACCGAAATCAGGAGGTAAATATGGTGGACAAGTGCATGTTGTAGATAAAAAATACGGCAAGTGCATCGTTGAACGCGTTCGTGGGAAATCTGCGGGCGACGTTACTGTCTATTTTGAAGATGGTACAACAGGAGGAGAACAGGAGCTTAGCATGCTTCTGCGCCAATACGATCGGCCGTCATTTGAATCGATTTTTTCGTTCTCTTTACTGCAATTGCAAGGCTTTGACAAGATGGATGAACAAGAACTGAGTCGAACATTGCTTGCTTCGGGGACAACGGGTGTTGACACGCTGATTCAGCTTGAAAAGAGAATGGAAAAAGAGCTGGGCGAGTTGTTCAAGAAGTCCGGAAAAATTCCAGAGATGAACGTCAAGATGCTCGAGCTTCGTGAACTAGAATTGGAGCTGAAAGAAGCTCAAGGGAAAGTGGCAGAGTATGCGCCAGCAATTCAGCAATTACAAGAAATCGATACGCGTCTGCCAGAGTTGTATGCTCTGCAAAAGACACTTCAGAATGATGCCCAGCAGTTATCGATTGCGCGTCAGCTTCTCCCACTTCACCAGAAAAAAAGGACCCTTGAAGCCAAGCTTGCGCAATTAAATGCATCATCATTTCCAATAGACGGTATTAGACGCTACGAGGCATTGGTAGATAAATGGACGGAAGCGGATGCAACGAAACGGAGATTGGCAGAAGAACTAGCGGACTTAACTACAAAAATAGCACAGCAGCAAGCTACAGATCGTTTAGCAGATAGTGAGATTTTATTGGCCAAGGAAGCAGAGTGGCATGGTTGGTGTCTAGCAGAGGTAGCTGCGGCAGATGAATTAAGGCGGTTAACGAGTGAAAGAAGTCATATAATGGGGCGCCTTGGCATCCAAGGACAATCGGCGGAGGAGCGTCTGCTACTGGCCGATGTATCGATACAGAAGGAAGAGGAAATGCATAATTTGTTAGGTAGCCTCGCTGAAAATGACCAGCAAATCGCCTATTCTGAACGCCAGCTTGTTCAGCTTGAAAATGATTTACTCGATATCGAAACAAAAATGAGTGTCCTGCAACAAGCAAAACCCTCACAAGAGGAGCTGGAGCGCGTACAGCGGTGGCCTGAAATTCGCCAACAGCTTGCGGAAGCGAAAGCATATGTAGCATTAGGTGGGCGTCAGGGAGAAAAAAATGCAATCGTTATGCCAGCGTTTCTTTTACTGCTTACTGTCGCGTGTATCCTCATTGGTTTTATCCAAAAGGAGTGGTTGGTCGTTGCAATTGGTGCTGTCATTGGGATAGCTGGTGCATTCTTTTGGAGACGCAAGGATTCACAATCTAGTGAACCTTCGAATATGGAGGAAATGGAACGCTTCATTGCTTCATATGATGGTAAAGAACAGCAGATGGAGCAGCTTGTAGAGCGTGTGGCCAGTGCTAAACGGGAAAGAGAAGGGCTTCAACAGACTTATGTCAGTCTTGAACGGAAACACCTTGAGCTTGTAGTGGAGCTCGATACATGCCATGACAATAGAAGGCAAGTAGAGTCACAGTTTCTCCAATTTTTACAAGTATACGGTTTGACTAGGTTGCCATCACCCGCAATCATTCCAGAATTGCTGCGTTTTATACGCGAGTTCCAGGAAGTGACGAGAGCCACAGAAGAGATGGAGAACCAACGGCAAATCGCCCAAAATAATATCGCTATTCGAGTAACAGAAGTTGAAAAAGTTTTGCAAAAAAACGTGCCACAAGAAGCGATGTATGAGATGCTTAGAAGGGAATTTATGCAGTTAAAAGAAGAGGCTGAAATGTTCAAGTCATTAAGTGTGAGTACTCGACAAAAGGAAGACGCATTGAAAGAAGCTTCTGAGCTAGCTGACACGTTACAACACAGATTACAGCAATTACTAGCTGAAGCAGGAGTGGAAACGGAAGAAGCATTTTACATGGCTGATCGTGTGCATCAGGAAGCTGGGCGTTTGACGGAACAGTTGAATGATACACAGTTGCAATTATCTGTGCACGGAACTGCGGAATTACCTGAAGGGGTCAATGAGGAAGATTTATTGGCTAGGGTGAATGACAACGAAATAACGCAGTCCACGGTCGATGAACAGCTCAAGGCGCTCATCAATGAGCAAGCGACCCTCATTCATAAAACAAATCATTTGTCGACGGATGAAACCTATGGACGTAAACTGCAACTATTCGAAATGAAGAAGGCCGAACTTGCCGAACTTGCCAAACGGTGGTCAGAGCGCAAAGTGATTGCGGAAGCGATTAGACGAACGATGATAGATTTGAAAGAGAAGAAACTGCCCGAAGTACTTGCAGTGGCGGAAGGGCTGTTCCGCGAATTAACAGCGGGTCAGTACGAATCGCTTATTGTGACAGAGTCTGGTCGTTTCGAGGTATTAGCAATTGATGGGTTGCGCTATCCGATTGGTGAACTAAGCCAGGCAACCAAGGAGCAGGCTTATATTGCACTTCGTTTGGCACTTGCGGCGTCAATACTTGAGACAGCACCATTTCCGATGATTATGGATGATCCATTCGTTCACTTTGACGAACAGCGACTATCGCGTATGATTGAATTATTAAATCAGCTACACCATCACCATCAGTTCATTTACTTCACATGCCATAAAGTGATGACGGAACAATGGCAAGATGCAACAATAGTAAACGTTTCCGATATCGGAAACGAACAAGGAGCGATATCATTATGA
- the yhaM gene encoding 3'-5' exoribonuclease YhaM, with translation MKKLTDYKVGEPLDIYLLIKQSTKGVTTQGSPFMTLILQDKSGDIEAKLWDTTEEIAQTYAAATIVKVGGELHEYRGKNQLRIKSIRPIKADEGISIADLVPSSAKSKEVLYEELMQYFFEMQNPHIQRITRHLLKKHQAAFMTYPAATKNHHDYVSGLIDHVVSMLKLGKALADLYPSLNKDLLYAGIILHDVGKVIELSGPIATQYTVEGNLLGHITIMVNEISKAADELEIVGEEVMLLQHMVLSHHGKEEWGSPKRPMLKEAEILHYIDNIDAKMNMLDRALGKTAPGEFTERIFPLDNRSFFKPSFE, from the coding sequence ATGAAGAAATTGACGGATTATAAAGTAGGCGAGCCACTAGACATCTATCTGCTCATCAAGCAGTCTACAAAAGGCGTTACGACTCAAGGTAGCCCATTCATGACACTAATTTTGCAGGATAAAAGCGGTGATATTGAAGCAAAACTGTGGGATACAACGGAAGAAATTGCACAAACCTATGCCGCGGCAACAATTGTTAAAGTGGGCGGAGAGTTACATGAATACCGTGGGAAAAATCAGTTGCGTATTAAAAGCATCCGTCCTATTAAGGCTGATGAAGGGATATCGATTGCTGATCTTGTTCCTTCATCGGCCAAAAGTAAGGAAGTTTTGTATGAAGAGTTAATGCAGTATTTCTTTGAAATGCAAAATCCGCATATTCAACGAATTACTCGCCATTTATTGAAAAAACATCAGGCTGCTTTTATGACTTATCCGGCAGCGACAAAAAATCATCATGATTATGTATCAGGGCTTATCGACCATGTGGTATCGATGCTAAAACTAGGAAAAGCACTGGCGGATTTGTATCCATCACTTAATAAGGATCTCTTATATGCAGGAATCATTTTACATGACGTTGGGAAAGTTATTGAACTGTCAGGGCCGATTGCGACGCAATATACAGTGGAGGGGAATCTCCTCGGGCATATTACCATTATGGTCAATGAAATATCAAAAGCAGCGGATGAACTTGAAATCGTTGGTGAAGAAGTGATGTTGCTACAACATATGGTATTGTCCCACCATGGCAAGGAAGAATGGGGAAGCCCAAAACGGCCTATGCTGAAAGAGGCGGAGATTCTTCATTATATTGACAATATAGATGCGAAGATGAATATGTTAGATCGTGCACTTGGAAAAACAGCACCAGGCGAATTCACAGAACGAATCTTCCCGCTCGATAATCGGTCATTTTTCAAACCATCTTTTGAATAA
- a CDS encoding peptidylprolyl isomerase yields MKKTVLALTMAASVLALSACSDKNTTDEAIITSKIGDITKNEFYEEMKIAGGEQVLLQMTVEKVLNDKYKVSDQDVEDKFSEIEEQYGESLDMVLAQQNLTREGLKKQLRFELLNNEAIVEDIEVPAEEVEQRVKEYNTELHVRHILVADEETALEVIEKLEGGADFAEVAKEFSTDPGSKDTGGEYEWFGFGKMVAPFWESAYNLELNTISEPVQTTNGFHVIETLGKRDVEKDKETKVDEETIRKELALEKADQNAAFEKVAKLIKDADIKIKDADLKSVLDIFNSQE; encoded by the coding sequence ATGAAAAAAACTGTATTAGCACTTACAATGGCCGCATCTGTTCTTGCGCTTTCAGCATGTAGTGACAAAAATACCACTGACGAAGCAATCATTACTTCTAAAATTGGTGACATTACAAAAAATGAATTTTACGAGGAAATGAAAATTGCAGGTGGCGAGCAGGTCCTGCTACAAATGACTGTTGAGAAGGTCCTTAACGATAAGTATAAAGTTTCAGACCAAGACGTTGAAGATAAGTTTAGTGAAATCGAAGAACAGTATGGTGAAAGTCTTGATATGGTCCTTGCTCAACAAAATCTAACAAGAGAAGGCCTTAAAAAGCAACTACGCTTTGAACTGTTAAATAACGAAGCAATTGTTGAAGATATCGAAGTGCCTGCTGAAGAAGTTGAGCAACGCGTAAAAGAATATAATACGGAATTACATGTTAGACATATTTTAGTTGCAGATGAGGAAACAGCACTAGAAGTCATCGAAAAGCTTGAAGGTGGAGCGGACTTTGCTGAGGTAGCAAAAGAATTTTCTACTGACCCAGGCTCTAAGGATACTGGCGGTGAGTACGAATGGTTTGGTTTCGGGAAGATGGTTGCTCCGTTTTGGGAGTCCGCTTATAATTTGGAGCTAAACACAATTAGTGAGCCTGTACAAACTACAAACGGTTTCCACGTGATCGAAACACTTGGCAAACGCGATGTTGAAAAAGATAAGGAAACAAAAGTAGATGAAGAAACGATTCGTAAAGAACTAGCTCTTGAAAAAGCAGATCAAAATGCTGCATTTGAAAAAGTTGCAAAACTTATTAAAGATGCAGATATTAAAATAAAAGATGCAGACTTAAAATCCGTTTTAGATATCTTCAATAGTCAAGAATAA
- a CDS encoding YjcZ family sporulation protein, giving the protein MSGYNQGSSGFALIVVLFILLIIVGAAFLY; this is encoded by the coding sequence ATGAGCGGATATAACCAAGGTTCTTCGGGCTTCGCGTTGATTGTTGTGTTGTTCATCTTACTAATCATTGTCGGTGCAGCCTTCCTATATTAA
- a CDS encoding HTH-type transcriptional regulator Hpr — protein MIFSQRVAQMSKALWKAVEKDWQHWIKPYDLNINEHHILWISYHLQAATISDIAKFGVMHVSTAFNFSKKLEQRGYLVFYKKDDDRRNTYVSVTAEGEKLLLEMNDNYFNSSRDILEGSLPIKDLYGKFPEFLEVMSVIRNIYGEDFMEIFEQGFKNLENSFDNNHQEVVGVNQQEQQVESDISLAIIDEK, from the coding sequence ATGATTTTCAGTCAACGTGTTGCACAAATGTCCAAAGCACTTTGGAAAGCAGTCGAGAAGGATTGGCAACATTGGATCAAACCTTATGACTTGAATATTAATGAGCATCATATTTTATGGATTTCTTACCATCTTCAGGCTGCAACTATTTCCGATATTGCTAAATTCGGAGTAATGCATGTTTCAACAGCATTTAACTTTTCGAAGAAACTAGAACAACGAGGGTACTTAGTATTTTACAAAAAAGATGACGACAGGCGCAATACATACGTTTCTGTAACAGCAGAGGGAGAAAAGCTGCTACTTGAAATGAATGATAATTATTTTAATTCTAGTCGTGACATTTTAGAAGGTTCCCTACCGATTAAAGATCTGTACGGAAAATTCCCAGAGTTTCTTGAAGTGATGTCTGTTATTCGTAATATTTACGGTGAAGACTTCATGGAAATTTTTGAACAAGGCTTTAAAAACCTTGAAAACTCGTTTGATAACAATCATCAGGAAGTCGTTGGAGTCAACCAACAAGAGCAGCAGGTTGAAAGTGATATCTCATTAGCCATTATCGATGAAAAATAA
- a CDS encoding YtxH domain-containing protein, with translation MKASTFFLGLVAGSVAAAVTVLYSAPQSGDELRKTFKNAATNMKDKFKDVKGCVDDLKDSISHLTQEAKEVIPVAIDGIKGSVEQWQQATEPNKQRMEKEIVAIQKALEELEQSLVAQQK, from the coding sequence ATGAAAGCATCTACATTTTTCCTCGGACTCGTAGCTGGTTCTGTTGCGGCTGCAGTTACGGTATTATATTCAGCTCCACAATCAGGAGATGAGCTTCGGAAAACCTTTAAAAATGCAGCGACTAACATGAAAGATAAATTCAAAGATGTCAAAGGCTGTGTTGATGACTTGAAAGATTCCATCTCCCATCTAACACAGGAGGCTAAAGAAGTCATTCCCGTAGCAATTGATGGTATCAAAGGTTCTGTCGAACAATGGCAACAAGCTACTGAACCAAACAAGCAGCGGATGGAAAAAGAAATTGTAGCCATTCAAAAAGCGCTTGAAGAACTTGAACAGTCCCTTGTTGCACAGCAAAAGTGA
- a CDS encoding tryptophan transporter produces MNTKNLVLMALLVAVGAALYLIIPGYGEGMKPDFMLTMMFIGILLFPEKKSVFLLAVTTGVISGLFSSFPGGFIPNIVDKFITAFVIYALVIVFKKFTSNMIATTIMTGVGTVLSGTIFLSVALFILGVTIPGFASPTVAFTVLFTSVVLPAIAMNCVAFFIIYPIVKGLVKRSSFKTVLAN; encoded by the coding sequence ATGAATACGAAAAATCTTGTGTTAATGGCATTGTTGGTCGCGGTAGGTGCTGCATTGTATTTAATCATTCCAGGGTATGGTGAAGGTATGAAGCCAGACTTCATGCTAACGATGATGTTTATCGGGATATTATTATTCCCAGAAAAAAAGAGTGTATTTTTACTTGCTGTTACAACGGGTGTTATATCGGGACTGTTCTCCAGTTTCCCAGGTGGTTTCATCCCTAATATTGTCGACAAATTTATCACTGCATTTGTGATTTATGCCCTTGTTATCGTATTTAAGAAGTTCACTAGTAACATGATTGCTACAACAATTATGACTGGCGTGGGAACTGTTCTATCAGGTACTATTTTCTTATCTGTTGCATTGTTTATCTTAGGGGTAACAATTCCAGGTTTCGCATCACCTACAGTAGCTTTTACAGTATTGTTCACAAGTGTTGTCCTTCCTGCAATCGCTATGAACTGTGTCGCATTTTTCATCATCTATCCAATCGTCAAAGGATTGGTGAAGCGAAGTTCGTTCAAAACTGTACTCGCTAACTGA
- a CDS encoding HIT family protein, with protein MTACIFCKIIEGTIPSTKVYEDEHVYAFMDIMPATKGHVLLVPKTHCENIYDMTELQASQLFAVAPKIANAIQAEFNPKGMNLLQNNGAFAGQVVFHFHLHFIPRYDETDGFQLAVKTNDEAYTAERITEFAAGIRSQLEI; from the coding sequence ATGACTGCATGTATTTTTTGTAAGATTATTGAAGGAACGATTCCTAGCACGAAAGTATATGAGGACGAACACGTCTATGCCTTCATGGATATTATGCCTGCTACGAAAGGACATGTCCTACTCGTTCCAAAAACACATTGTGAAAACATTTACGATATGACGGAGCTACAAGCCTCTCAACTATTTGCGGTTGCACCTAAAATCGCTAATGCAATCCAAGCTGAATTTAATCCTAAAGGAATGAATTTACTACAAAACAACGGTGCTTTTGCTGGACAAGTCGTCTTCCATTTCCATCTGCACTTCATCCCCCGTTATGATGAAACAGATGGCTTCCAATTGGCGGTTAAAACAAATGATGAAGCCTATACCGCTGAACGAATTACAGAATTTGCAGCGGGTATTCGTAGTCAACTAGAAATCTAA
- a CDS encoding ABC transporter ATP-binding protein — MTILEMKDVTGGYTRKPVLHDLSFNIGNGELVGLIGLNGAGKSTTIKHIIGLMNPHSGEIRVNGVTFSEDPETYRKAFTYIPETPILYEELTLREHLELTAMAYGLDKEVFEARSEMLLHEFRMEKRLNWFPAHFSKGMRQKVMIMCAFLVNPSLYIIDEPFVGLDPIGIKSLLEQMTERKDNGASVLMSTHVLSTAEKYCDRIILLHDGRVRAEGTMDDLRKAFGRPGASLDDLYIAMTEEADNE; from the coding sequence ATGACAATTCTTGAGATGAAAGATGTAACTGGCGGCTATACACGTAAACCTGTCCTGCATGATTTATCATTTAACATTGGCAATGGTGAACTTGTAGGCTTAATCGGCCTAAACGGGGCTGGTAAAAGTACGACAATTAAACATATTATTGGGCTGATGAACCCGCATAGTGGCGAAATCCGTGTCAATGGAGTGACGTTCAGTGAGGACCCTGAAACCTATCGCAAGGCGTTCACTTATATTCCTGAAACACCGATTCTATATGAAGAGCTGACATTGCGCGAACATCTGGAGTTAACGGCGATGGCGTACGGGCTGGACAAAGAGGTGTTTGAGGCACGTTCAGAAATGCTGTTACATGAGTTTAGGATGGAAAAACGATTGAACTGGTTCCCGGCACATTTTTCAAAAGGGATGCGTCAAAAAGTAATGATTATGTGTGCGTTCTTAGTCAATCCTTCCTTATATATTATTGATGAGCCGTTTGTAGGTCTAGATCCAATTGGCATTAAGTCACTTCTTGAACAGATGACCGAGCGCAAAGACAATGGGGCTTCCGTCTTGATGTCAACTCACGTTTTGTCGACAGCAGAAAAGTATTGCGACAGAATTATTTTGCTGCACGACGGACGCGTGCGGGCAGAGGGTACGATGGACGATTTACGAAAAGCTTTTGGACGTCCGGGCGCATCGTTGGACGATTTGTATATCGCGATGACAGAGGAAGCTGACAATGAATAA
- a CDS encoding ABC transporter permease gives MNNLREIWGSRFVHYITELQKYLKYVFTGHLAIVFVFTIGAGGYAYSEWLKEVPTDFPAALLTAIVLGAALVFSAPVTLLKPADTVYFLPLENKLGMYIKQSLRWTFFAQLPLPFLLYIVALPLLSATGTGSKVEFIGIAALMLFVKWVFVVTEYNFRHALEGRNIWGDRVIRFVLAGLLIFNGLVGSWLLFVVLGVLLGLYSFHWATQKKEKPFPYDHFIELEQNRMMRFYRFANYFTDVPHLKGSVSRRGWIGMLFDTPKFGQTVPQAYLVRRTFIRTDDIFWLWVRLTALSALGALFIPFPVVIFVFSGALAFASAVQLIHALRAGDEFRMDMLFPEREDTRPAAIKKMVRSVQWIQAVVVTVTALFLYGIATTPLLIGAVIVIISEATIRLTGEKKEFD, from the coding sequence ATGAATAATCTACGTGAAATATGGGGGTCTCGGTTCGTCCATTATATAACCGAACTCCAAAAGTATTTGAAATATGTATTTACAGGTCATTTGGCGATTGTATTTGTCTTTACGATTGGAGCAGGGGGCTATGCCTACAGTGAATGGTTGAAGGAAGTGCCCACAGATTTCCCTGCGGCATTGCTGACGGCTATTGTACTCGGGGCGGCGCTTGTTTTTTCAGCACCTGTGACGCTGTTGAAGCCAGCAGATACGGTTTATTTTTTGCCACTTGAAAATAAACTCGGAATGTATATTAAACAATCATTGCGCTGGACATTTTTCGCGCAGCTACCTTTGCCATTTCTATTGTATATTGTGGCATTGCCATTATTGTCTGCTACTGGGACAGGTTCAAAGGTAGAATTTATAGGCATTGCAGCCCTCATGTTGTTCGTCAAGTGGGTATTTGTAGTGACTGAATATAATTTCCGGCATGCGCTTGAGGGAAGAAATATATGGGGAGACCGTGTGATTCGATTTGTCTTGGCAGGTCTACTCATTTTTAACGGACTTGTGGGCAGCTGGCTATTGTTTGTAGTTCTCGGTGTATTACTGGGGCTATATAGTTTTCATTGGGCGACACAGAAGAAAGAAAAACCGTTCCCCTATGATCATTTTATAGAACTTGAACAGAATCGAATGATGCGCTTTTACCGTTTTGCGAACTACTTCACAGATGTCCCTCATTTAAAAGGCTCTGTTAGTCGAAGAGGCTGGATTGGCATGCTATTCGACACACCGAAATTCGGACAAACTGTGCCACAGGCTTATCTTGTCAGACGGACGTTTATCCGAACGGATGATATTTTTTGGCTATGGGTAAGGCTAACGGCATTGTCCGCACTTGGAGCGTTATTCATCCCCTTCCCAGTTGTTATTTTTGTATTTTCTGGGGCACTTGCCTTTGCTTCAGCAGTACAGCTCATCCATGCGTTGCGCGCGGGTGATGAATTTCGAATGGATATGCTGTTTCCTGAACGGGAAGACACTCGTCCCGCAGCTATCAAGAAGATGGTCCGCTCCGTGCAATGGATTCAGGCGGTAGTGGTTACGGTTACTGCGTTATTTCTTTATGGAATTGCCACAACACCGTTATTAATAGGTGCAGTCATTGTCATTATTTCAGAAGCAACCATCCGTTTGACGGGAGAAAAGAAAGAATTTGATTGA
- the cpaB gene encoding Flp pilus assembly protein CpaB, with amino-acid sequence MLESKRRALLFLVVSLILAIIAGFLFLQKVKTLNTELGGMTKIYVAAADIPSRTLVKPDQVKTIDMPNKYVNSSYVTNVEDLIDKVLVVPLSSEDIITNTMIKPVSNARDENNRLVALPESEKVSFDQQLEALDRVDLIISQNFTGKPVTTTFMKDIPVAAVMKIDDKFGGIAIEVSAQDAPLIIHMQNYADTIRVLKANVGKSEINLDEPEADQENTTPVKQEKPVEKPIEKTEDTGDSDN; translated from the coding sequence ATGCTAGAGTCAAAAAGAAGGGCGTTACTATTTTTGGTTGTGTCACTGATACTGGCTATTATTGCAGGATTCCTATTTCTGCAAAAAGTGAAGACATTAAATACTGAGCTAGGGGGTATGACAAAGATTTATGTAGCGGCAGCTGATATCCCTTCTCGAACGCTAGTTAAACCAGACCAAGTAAAGACAATTGATATGCCGAACAAATATGTAAATAGTTCTTACGTTACAAACGTAGAAGATTTAATTGATAAAGTGCTAGTTGTTCCATTGTCGAGCGAAGATATCATTACAAACACGATGATTAAACCCGTATCTAATGCGCGAGATGAAAACAATCGTTTAGTAGCTCTTCCGGAGTCAGAGAAGGTTTCATTTGACCAACAGCTTGAAGCTCTTGATCGAGTAGATCTGATTATTTCTCAAAACTTTACTGGAAAACCAGTGACGACAACATTTATGAAAGACATACCAGTTGCCGCCGTGATGAAAATAGACGACAAATTCGGAGGAATTGCGATCGAGGTGTCTGCGCAAGATGCCCCATTGATTATTCATATGCAAAACTATGCAGATACGATTAGAGTTCTGAAAGCAAATGTTGGGAAAAGTGAGATTAACCTAGACGAACCGGAGGCTGACCAGGAAAATACAACGCCTGTCAAACAAGAAAAACCCGTAGAAAAACCGATTGAAAAGACAGAAGATACAGGGGACTCGGATAATTAG